One Hippocampus zosterae strain Florida chromosome 21, ASM2543408v3, whole genome shotgun sequence genomic region harbors:
- the ipo8 gene encoding importin-8 isoform X2, which produces MDPNRIIQALRGTIDPNLRRAAEDELNQSYKIINFAPTLLQIIVSEQVEFPVRQAAAIYLKNMIGQYWQDREPSLGKVVFPFNIHENDRQQIRNHIVEGIIRCPETIRAQLTMCLRTIIKHDFPGRWTAIVDKLSLYLQSNNSGSWYGSLLALYQLVKTYEYRKEEEREPLLAAMQIFLPRIQQLIIQLLNDATIFSVLIQKQILKIFHSLIQYSLPLQLITTTVMTQWMEIFRAIMDRDVPAETLELDEDDRPELSWWKCKKWALRVITRLFKRYGSPGNVTKEYFEFADFFLKTYAVGLQQVLLKVVDQHRQEQYVTPRVLQQCLDYLNQGLSHSLTWKQMKPHMQAICQEVIFPLMCYKDEDERLWQEDPFEYIRMKFYLYDDHALPATAAQSLLCNAARKRKEVLPQMMEFCHQILMDPTSDHRRKDGALHCIGALAELLLKKRIYMEQMELMLQNYVFPLLDSRLGYLRARSCWVLHCFSQLRFHNALALRNAVELVKKDLVDDSEMPVKVEAAIALQMLVSNQEEAKLYVRPHIRPVMQQLLHVVKETENDDLTNVIQKMICEYNEEVAVIAVDMTRNLAEIFTRVLQSEEYEENEDKTVIALGLLSTIDTILTVMEDHKEITQQLEDICLQVIGLVLQKPIIEFYEEILSLAFGLTCQTISPQMWQLLSVLYEVFQHDCFDYFTDMMPLLHNYVTVDTDVFLSNPKNVEIIYSMCKKVLTTDSGEEAECHAAKLLEVIILQCKGRGIDQCIPLFVEAALERLTRGVKSNKLRIMCLEVAIAALYYSPAVLMHTLDNAHFSQNPQTITAHFINQWMNDTEFFLGIHDRKMCIIGLTVLMELPSRPAALEGVATQILPSVLLLFLGLKHLSASRHINKPDLLANTRTLDEDQNEEIPSDEDEVNEKCSITQQQSSVPMGLEDESNDDDDYWDDDDCFEGTPLEEYSTPLDYDNGEDEYQFFASALLRVQNTDVAWYQCLTAPLSDDQKTQLQEIYSISQQRRSTATKGQ; this is translated from the exons ATGGATCCCAACCGGATAATTCAGGCTCTGAGAGGGACTATCGATCCGAATTTGAGAAGAGCGGCTGAAGATGAACTCAATCAG TCCTACAAAATCATCAACTTTGCACCAACTCTGCTTCAAATCATTGTATCAGAGCAGGTGGAGTTTCCAGTTCGGCAGGCAG CGGCTATCTATTTGAAGAACATGATTGGCCAGTATTGGCAGGACAGGGAGCCATCTCTGGGAAAAGTGGTTTTCCCCTTTAATATTCACGAAAATGACCGCCAGCAGATCAGAAACCACATTGTGGAGGGCATCATCCGCTGTCCGGAGACCATACG CGCCCAGCTGACGATGTGTCTTCGAACTATCATCAAACACGACTTCCCGGGACGTTGGACCGCCATCGTGGACAAGTTAAGCTTGTACTTGCAGTCgaacaacagtggcagctggtACGGCAGCCTGCTGGCTCTCTACCAGCTCGTCAAAACCTACGA GTACCGGAAGGAGGAAGAGAGGGAGCCGTTGCTTGCGGCCATGCAAATCTTTCTGCCGCGGATTCAGCAGCTCATCATCCAGCTGCTGAATGACGCCACCATCTTCTCGGTCCTCATTCAAAAACAGATCCTTAAAATCTTCCATTCTCTCATACAG TACTCGCTTCCTCTCCAGCTGATCACCACGACAGTGATGACTCAATGGATGGAAATCTTTCGAGCCATAATGGACCGCGATGTACCTGCT GAGACTTTAGAGCTGGATGAGGACGATCGTCCCGAGTTATCATGGTGGAAGTGCAAGAAATGGGCACTGCGTGTCATTACGAGGCTGTTCAAGCG ATACGGAAGCCCAGGCAACGTGACCAAGGAGTACTTTGAGTTTGCCGATTTTTTCTTGAAGACCTACGCAGTGGGCTTACAGCAA GTCCTGTTGAAGGTGGTGGATCAACACAGACAGGAGCAGTACGTTACTCCTCGCGTTCTCCAGCAGTGTCTGGACTATCTCAACCAGGGACTTTCCCATTCTCTGACGTGGAAGCAGATGAAGCCTCACATGCAG GCTATCTGTCAGGAGGTGATCTTCCCGCTCATGTGTTACAAAGACGAGGACGAGAGGCTGTGGCAGGAGGACCCGTTTGAGTACATCCGCATGAAGTTTT ACCTTTACGACGATCACGCCCTTCCAGCCACCGCCGCACAGAGCCTTTTGTGCAACGCTGCACGAAAGAGAAAGGAG GTTCTGCCTCAAATGATGGAGTTCTGCCACCAGATTCTGATGGATCCCACGTCTGACCACCGGCGGAAAGATGGCGCGCTGCACTGTATTGGAGCGCTGGCCGAGCTACTACTTAAG AAGCGCATTTACATGGAGCAGATGGAGTTGATGCTGCAAAACTACGTCTTCCCTTTGCTCGACTCTCGGTTGGGTTACTTGCGAGCCAGG TCATGTTGGGTCCTCCACTGCTTCAGTCAGCTGCGTTTCCACAACGCGTTAGCCTTGAGGAATGCCGTGGAGTTGGTGAAGAAGGACCTGGTTGATGACAGCGAGATGCCGGTCAAGGTGGAGGCAGCCATTGCTTTACAAATGTTGGTCAGCAATCAGGAAGAGG CAAAGCTGTACGTCAGGCCACACATCCGACCTGTCATGCAACAGCTGCTCCACGTGGTCAAGGAGACTGAGAACGACGATTTGACCAATGTCATTCAGAAGATGATCTGCGAGTACAACGAAGAAGTTGCCGTCATTGCCGTTGACATGACACGGAACCTG GCGGAGATCTTCACCAGGGTTCTTCAGAGCGAGGAATACGAGGAGAACGAGGACAAGACGGTCATTGCCCTTGGACTTCTGAGCACCATCGACACCATTCTCACAGTCATGGAGGACCACAAGGAG ATCACACAACAGCTGGAGGATATCTGTTTGCAAGTGATTGGCCTGGTCTTGCAGAAACCTATCATAG AGTTCTACGAGGAGATTCTATCGCTGGCATTTGGACTTACATGCCAGACCATCTCCCCGCAGATGTGGCAACTGCTGAGCGTCCTGTATGAGGTCTTTCAGCACGACTGCTTTGACTACTTCACCG ATATGATGCCCCTTTTGCATAACTACGTCACCGTGGATACAGATGTGTTTCTGTCCAACCCTAAGAACGTGGAGATAATCTACAGCATGTGCAAaaag GTGCTGACCACAGATTCAGGTGAAGAAGCCGAGTGTCACGCTGCCAAATTGTTGGAGGTGATTATACTGCAGTGCAAAGGCAGAGGGATTGACCAG TGCATCCCTCTGTTCGTGGAGGCAGCGCTGGAGCGTCTGACGCGTGGCGTCAAGTCCAACAAGCTTCGGATCATGTGCCTGGAGGTGGCCATCGCTGCGCTTTACTACAGCCCGGCCGTTCTTATGCACACTTTAGACAACGCGCACTTCTCCCAAAACCCACAAACCATTACTGCCCACTTCATCAACCAGTGGATGAACGACACGGAATTCTTCCTCGG GATCCACGACCGGAAGATGTGCATCATTGGCTTGACTGTGCTGATGGAGCTTCCGAGCCGTCCGGCGGCGCTGGAGGGCGTCGCGACACAAATCCTTCCCTCTGTACTGCTCCTCTTCTTAGGCCTCAAGCACCTCTCTGCTTCCCGTCACATCAACAAACCGGACCTGCTGGCCAACACGAGGACTTTGGATGAAGATCAAAACG AGGAAATTCCCAGTGATGAGGATGAGGTGAATGAAAAATGCAGTATTACGCAGCAGCAATCCAGTGTGCCGATGGGCCTGGAAGATGAGAGTAATGACGACGACGACTACTGGGATGATGACGATTGCTTTGAAGGAACACCTCTGGAAGAGTACAGCACACCCCTCGACTATGACAATGGAGAAGATGAATATCAGTTCTTTGCATCTGCCCTGCTCA GAGTCCAGAATACAGATGTGGCGTGGTACCAGTGTTTGACTGCACCCCTGAGCGATGACCAGAAAACACAGCTCCAGGAGATTTACAGCATCTCACAGCAGAGGAGGAGTACTGCCACAAAGGGCCAGTG a
- the ipo8 gene encoding importin-8 isoform X1: protein MDPNRIIQALRGTIDPNLRRAAEDELNQSYKIINFAPTLLQIIVSEQVEFPVRQAAAIYLKNMIGQYWQDREPSLGKVVFPFNIHENDRQQIRNHIVEGIIRCPETIRAQLTMCLRTIIKHDFPGRWTAIVDKLSLYLQSNNSGSWYGSLLALYQLVKTYEYRKEEEREPLLAAMQIFLPRIQQLIIQLLNDATIFSVLIQKQILKIFHSLIQYSLPLQLITTTVMTQWMEIFRAIMDRDVPAETLELDEDDRPELSWWKCKKWALRVITRLFKRYGSPGNVTKEYFEFADFFLKTYAVGLQQVLLKVVDQHRQEQYVTPRVLQQCLDYLNQGLSHSLTWKQMKPHMQAICQEVIFPLMCYKDEDERLWQEDPFEYIRMKFYLYDDHALPATAAQSLLCNAARKRKEVLPQMMEFCHQILMDPTSDHRRKDGALHCIGALAELLLKKRIYMEQMELMLQNYVFPLLDSRLGYLRARSCWVLHCFSQLRFHNALALRNAVELVKKDLVDDSEMPVKVEAAIALQMLVSNQEEAKLYVRPHIRPVMQQLLHVVKETENDDLTNVIQKMICEYNEEVAVIAVDMTRNLAEIFTRVLQSEEYEENEDKTVIALGLLSTIDTILTVMEDHKEITQQLEDICLQVIGLVLQKPIIGMAEFYEEILSLAFGLTCQTISPQMWQLLSVLYEVFQHDCFDYFTDMMPLLHNYVTVDTDVFLSNPKNVEIIYSMCKKVLTTDSGEEAECHAAKLLEVIILQCKGRGIDQCIPLFVEAALERLTRGVKSNKLRIMCLEVAIAALYYSPAVLMHTLDNAHFSQNPQTITAHFINQWMNDTEFFLGIHDRKMCIIGLTVLMELPSRPAALEGVATQILPSVLLLFLGLKHLSASRHINKPDLLANTRTLDEDQNEEIPSDEDEVNEKCSITQQQSSVPMGLEDESNDDDDYWDDDDCFEGTPLEEYSTPLDYDNGEDEYQFFASALLRVQNTDVAWYQCLTAPLSDDQKTQLQEIYSISQQRRSTATKGQ, encoded by the exons ATGGATCCCAACCGGATAATTCAGGCTCTGAGAGGGACTATCGATCCGAATTTGAGAAGAGCGGCTGAAGATGAACTCAATCAG TCCTACAAAATCATCAACTTTGCACCAACTCTGCTTCAAATCATTGTATCAGAGCAGGTGGAGTTTCCAGTTCGGCAGGCAG CGGCTATCTATTTGAAGAACATGATTGGCCAGTATTGGCAGGACAGGGAGCCATCTCTGGGAAAAGTGGTTTTCCCCTTTAATATTCACGAAAATGACCGCCAGCAGATCAGAAACCACATTGTGGAGGGCATCATCCGCTGTCCGGAGACCATACG CGCCCAGCTGACGATGTGTCTTCGAACTATCATCAAACACGACTTCCCGGGACGTTGGACCGCCATCGTGGACAAGTTAAGCTTGTACTTGCAGTCgaacaacagtggcagctggtACGGCAGCCTGCTGGCTCTCTACCAGCTCGTCAAAACCTACGA GTACCGGAAGGAGGAAGAGAGGGAGCCGTTGCTTGCGGCCATGCAAATCTTTCTGCCGCGGATTCAGCAGCTCATCATCCAGCTGCTGAATGACGCCACCATCTTCTCGGTCCTCATTCAAAAACAGATCCTTAAAATCTTCCATTCTCTCATACAG TACTCGCTTCCTCTCCAGCTGATCACCACGACAGTGATGACTCAATGGATGGAAATCTTTCGAGCCATAATGGACCGCGATGTACCTGCT GAGACTTTAGAGCTGGATGAGGACGATCGTCCCGAGTTATCATGGTGGAAGTGCAAGAAATGGGCACTGCGTGTCATTACGAGGCTGTTCAAGCG ATACGGAAGCCCAGGCAACGTGACCAAGGAGTACTTTGAGTTTGCCGATTTTTTCTTGAAGACCTACGCAGTGGGCTTACAGCAA GTCCTGTTGAAGGTGGTGGATCAACACAGACAGGAGCAGTACGTTACTCCTCGCGTTCTCCAGCAGTGTCTGGACTATCTCAACCAGGGACTTTCCCATTCTCTGACGTGGAAGCAGATGAAGCCTCACATGCAG GCTATCTGTCAGGAGGTGATCTTCCCGCTCATGTGTTACAAAGACGAGGACGAGAGGCTGTGGCAGGAGGACCCGTTTGAGTACATCCGCATGAAGTTTT ACCTTTACGACGATCACGCCCTTCCAGCCACCGCCGCACAGAGCCTTTTGTGCAACGCTGCACGAAAGAGAAAGGAG GTTCTGCCTCAAATGATGGAGTTCTGCCACCAGATTCTGATGGATCCCACGTCTGACCACCGGCGGAAAGATGGCGCGCTGCACTGTATTGGAGCGCTGGCCGAGCTACTACTTAAG AAGCGCATTTACATGGAGCAGATGGAGTTGATGCTGCAAAACTACGTCTTCCCTTTGCTCGACTCTCGGTTGGGTTACTTGCGAGCCAGG TCATGTTGGGTCCTCCACTGCTTCAGTCAGCTGCGTTTCCACAACGCGTTAGCCTTGAGGAATGCCGTGGAGTTGGTGAAGAAGGACCTGGTTGATGACAGCGAGATGCCGGTCAAGGTGGAGGCAGCCATTGCTTTACAAATGTTGGTCAGCAATCAGGAAGAGG CAAAGCTGTACGTCAGGCCACACATCCGACCTGTCATGCAACAGCTGCTCCACGTGGTCAAGGAGACTGAGAACGACGATTTGACCAATGTCATTCAGAAGATGATCTGCGAGTACAACGAAGAAGTTGCCGTCATTGCCGTTGACATGACACGGAACCTG GCGGAGATCTTCACCAGGGTTCTTCAGAGCGAGGAATACGAGGAGAACGAGGACAAGACGGTCATTGCCCTTGGACTTCTGAGCACCATCGACACCATTCTCACAGTCATGGAGGACCACAAGGAG ATCACACAACAGCTGGAGGATATCTGTTTGCAAGTGATTGGCCTGGTCTTGCAGAAACCTATCATAGGTATGGCAG AGTTCTACGAGGAGATTCTATCGCTGGCATTTGGACTTACATGCCAGACCATCTCCCCGCAGATGTGGCAACTGCTGAGCGTCCTGTATGAGGTCTTTCAGCACGACTGCTTTGACTACTTCACCG ATATGATGCCCCTTTTGCATAACTACGTCACCGTGGATACAGATGTGTTTCTGTCCAACCCTAAGAACGTGGAGATAATCTACAGCATGTGCAAaaag GTGCTGACCACAGATTCAGGTGAAGAAGCCGAGTGTCACGCTGCCAAATTGTTGGAGGTGATTATACTGCAGTGCAAAGGCAGAGGGATTGACCAG TGCATCCCTCTGTTCGTGGAGGCAGCGCTGGAGCGTCTGACGCGTGGCGTCAAGTCCAACAAGCTTCGGATCATGTGCCTGGAGGTGGCCATCGCTGCGCTTTACTACAGCCCGGCCGTTCTTATGCACACTTTAGACAACGCGCACTTCTCCCAAAACCCACAAACCATTACTGCCCACTTCATCAACCAGTGGATGAACGACACGGAATTCTTCCTCGG GATCCACGACCGGAAGATGTGCATCATTGGCTTGACTGTGCTGATGGAGCTTCCGAGCCGTCCGGCGGCGCTGGAGGGCGTCGCGACACAAATCCTTCCCTCTGTACTGCTCCTCTTCTTAGGCCTCAAGCACCTCTCTGCTTCCCGTCACATCAACAAACCGGACCTGCTGGCCAACACGAGGACTTTGGATGAAGATCAAAACG AGGAAATTCCCAGTGATGAGGATGAGGTGAATGAAAAATGCAGTATTACGCAGCAGCAATCCAGTGTGCCGATGGGCCTGGAAGATGAGAGTAATGACGACGACGACTACTGGGATGATGACGATTGCTTTGAAGGAACACCTCTGGAAGAGTACAGCACACCCCTCGACTATGACAATGGAGAAGATGAATATCAGTTCTTTGCATCTGCCCTGCTCA GAGTCCAGAATACAGATGTGGCGTGGTACCAGTGTTTGACTGCACCCCTGAGCGATGACCAGAAAACACAGCTCCAGGAGATTTACAGCATCTCACAGCAGAGGAGGAGTACTGCCACAAAGGGCCAGTG a